One stretch of Streptomyces hygroscopicus DNA includes these proteins:
- a CDS encoding preprotein translocase subunit SecD, with translation MKRRNNRWNNRQNNRRNDRTKSLRVRALLALAVIAGSLAIALTTPVRLGLDLRGGTQIMLETRSTPTTDADAAATDRTVEVLRGRIDALGVAEPTLVRSGDHRILVELPGVSDPKKAADVLGRTAQLTVHAVLGPARTADGATAPATDPAKERVLPDESGQPLRLRAADLTGRDVEGADARFDQQGGAGWHVAVDFSKTGQDQWRQITARAACHPAGDPQRRVAIVLDNKIISSPQVDPSVPCGTGIPGGTTQITGSFDDTEARELALLISGGALPVPVETVEQRTIGATLGDAAIEAAAWAAGIGTALTALFIIAVYRLMGLLATAALACYALVSYAALAALGATLTLPGLAGFVLAIGMAVDANVLVFERTREEYAARSRPTPRSALTAGFRGALSAIADSNITTLIAAALLFAFASGPVRGFGITLAVGVLASMVSALVISRVLAEYAANRPAVFRRPRVTGIASTGWVRDRLLRRDPFLMRRPRRWLAASAALALMAASGILVRGLDFGIEFTGGRLIEYATSTSVDPDRARTALTDAGFPRAVVQSSGDTGLTVRAENLTNADEATVTETISNLGGETKKIRDELIGPSMGDELRRNALIALSLALGAQLLYLAVRFRWFFGTAAVVALAHDVVIVIGAFAWLGKPIDGVFLAALLTVIGYSVNDSVVLFDRVRELLDRDRTTPLPRLTNRAILQTLPRTVNTGMGAALILTALAVLADDTLADFALALLIGLAAGTYSSVFTAASLTIELHPPRKASRPRPSRFTRRHFSSGQNVVSTSEETPR, from the coding sequence CCGGATCGCTGGCCATCGCCCTCACCACGCCCGTCCGCCTCGGCCTCGACCTGCGCGGCGGCACCCAGATCATGCTGGAAACCCGCTCCACCCCCACCACCGACGCCGATGCCGCGGCCACCGACCGCACCGTGGAAGTGCTGCGCGGCCGCATCGACGCGCTCGGCGTCGCCGAACCGACCCTCGTCCGCTCCGGCGACCACCGCATCCTCGTCGAGCTGCCCGGCGTGTCTGACCCGAAGAAAGCCGCCGACGTGCTGGGCCGCACCGCGCAGCTCACCGTCCACGCGGTCCTCGGCCCGGCCCGGACCGCCGACGGCGCCACCGCCCCGGCGACCGATCCGGCCAAGGAGCGCGTTCTGCCGGACGAGTCCGGACAGCCCCTGCGCCTGCGGGCCGCCGATCTGACCGGACGGGACGTCGAAGGCGCCGACGCCCGCTTCGACCAGCAGGGCGGTGCCGGATGGCACGTCGCGGTCGACTTCTCCAAGACCGGCCAGGACCAATGGCGGCAGATCACCGCACGGGCCGCCTGTCACCCGGCCGGTGACCCGCAGCGCCGGGTCGCCATCGTCCTCGACAACAAGATCATCTCCTCGCCGCAGGTCGACCCCTCCGTACCGTGCGGGACCGGCATCCCGGGCGGCACCACCCAGATCACCGGCTCCTTCGACGACACCGAAGCCCGCGAACTGGCCCTGCTCATCTCCGGCGGAGCCCTGCCCGTACCGGTCGAGACCGTGGAACAGCGCACCATCGGCGCCACGCTCGGCGATGCGGCCATCGAGGCCGCGGCCTGGGCCGCCGGCATCGGCACCGCGCTGACCGCGCTGTTCATCATCGCCGTCTACCGGCTCATGGGCCTGCTCGCGACCGCGGCCCTGGCCTGCTACGCCCTCGTCTCCTACGCCGCCCTGGCCGCGCTCGGCGCCACACTGACCCTGCCGGGCCTCGCCGGGTTCGTCCTGGCGATCGGCATGGCCGTGGACGCCAACGTCCTGGTCTTCGAACGGACCCGCGAAGAGTACGCGGCCCGCAGCCGCCCCACCCCCCGATCGGCACTGACGGCCGGGTTCCGCGGAGCCCTCAGCGCGATCGCCGACTCCAACATCACCACATTGATCGCCGCGGCTCTCCTGTTCGCCTTCGCCTCCGGCCCGGTGCGCGGCTTCGGCATCACCCTCGCCGTCGGCGTCCTCGCCTCGATGGTCAGCGCCCTGGTGATCAGCCGGGTGCTGGCCGAGTACGCGGCCAACCGCCCCGCGGTCTTCCGCCGACCCCGCGTCACCGGCATCGCGAGCACCGGCTGGGTCCGCGACCGGCTGCTGCGCCGCGACCCGTTCCTGATGCGCCGTCCGCGCCGCTGGCTGGCCGCCTCCGCCGCACTCGCCCTCATGGCCGCGTCGGGCATCCTCGTCCGCGGCCTGGACTTCGGCATCGAGTTCACCGGCGGCCGGCTGATCGAGTACGCCACCAGCACCTCCGTCGACCCCGACCGGGCCCGCACCGCCCTCACCGACGCCGGGTTCCCCCGCGCGGTGGTGCAGTCCTCCGGTGACACCGGGCTCACGGTGCGCGCCGAGAACCTGACCAACGCCGACGAGGCCACCGTCACCGAAACCATCAGCAACCTCGGCGGCGAGACGAAGAAGATCCGCGACGAGCTGATCGGCCCCAGCATGGGCGACGAACTGCGCCGCAACGCCCTCATCGCGCTCTCCCTCGCACTGGGCGCCCAACTGCTGTACCTCGCGGTGCGCTTCCGCTGGTTCTTCGGGACCGCGGCCGTCGTCGCGCTCGCCCACGACGTGGTGATCGTCATCGGCGCCTTCGCCTGGCTCGGCAAGCCCATCGACGGGGTCTTCCTGGCCGCCCTGCTGACCGTCATCGGCTACTCGGTCAACGACTCCGTCGTCCTCTTCGACCGCGTCCGCGAACTGCTCGACCGCGACCGCACCACACCGCTTCCCCGCCTGACGAACCGGGCGATCCTGCAGACCCTGCCCCGTACCGTCAACACGGGCATGGGCGCGGCACTCATCCTCACCGCCCTCGCCGTCCTCGCCGACGACACCCTCGCCGACTTCGCCCTCGCCCTGCTCATCGGCCTGGCGGCCGGCACCTACTCCTCCGTCTTCACCGCCGCCTCACTCACCATCGAGCTGCACCCGCCCCGGAAGGCGTCGCGGCCGCGGCCGTCGCGGTTCACCCGGCGGCACTTCTCCTCGGGGCAGAACGTGGTGTCGACTTCCGAGGAAACCCCTCGATAG
- a CDS encoding XRE family transcriptional regulator: MKDEESGNRLGSYLRARRELVSPAQAGLPPGGNRRVPGLRREEVALLAGISPDYYLRLERGRDKNPSPQVLESLARVLQLDDIERTYLLGLATARPRAPRRKRPEHVPARVHELLAHLQIPAFVEGRAFDVLASNPMAVALSPRLRPGQNRLRSLLLDPEEQAFHQDWTKATADFIAALRTTIGDDTDNPRFVELVGELALSSQRFRILWARHDVRNLDGGTTTVHHPVVGELRLHRDKLPIDDVILVVYYPDKDSDSDEKLRLLAALSHTESAGTAHGRRADDPHPKTP; this comes from the coding sequence ATGAAGGATGAGGAATCCGGCAACCGGCTCGGCAGCTACCTTCGTGCCCGGCGTGAGCTGGTCTCCCCGGCGCAGGCAGGACTCCCGCCCGGCGGCAACCGCCGCGTGCCGGGCCTGCGCCGTGAGGAAGTCGCGCTGCTCGCCGGAATCAGTCCCGACTACTACCTGCGCCTGGAACGGGGCCGTGACAAGAACCCCTCACCGCAGGTCCTCGAATCACTCGCGCGCGTCCTGCAGCTCGACGACATCGAACGGACGTATCTGCTCGGCCTCGCGACGGCACGCCCCAGGGCGCCGCGTCGCAAGCGGCCCGAGCACGTACCGGCGCGGGTGCACGAGCTGCTCGCCCACCTTCAGATCCCCGCGTTCGTCGAAGGGCGCGCGTTCGATGTCCTGGCCTCCAACCCCATGGCGGTCGCGCTCTCCCCCCGCCTGCGGCCCGGCCAGAACCGGCTTCGTTCTCTCCTCCTTGATCCCGAGGAACAAGCCTTCCACCAGGACTGGACGAAAGCCACCGCCGATTTCATCGCCGCCCTTCGCACCACCATCGGGGACGACACCGACAACCCCCGGTTCGTCGAACTCGTCGGAGAACTCGCACTGTCCAGTCAGCGGTTCCGCATCCTGTGGGCCCGCCACGACGTCCGCAATCTCGACGGAGGCACCACTACCGTCCACCACCCCGTCGTCGGTGAACTACGCCTCCACCGCGACAAACTCCCCATCGACGACGTCATCCTCGTCGTCTACTACCCCGACAAGGACAGCGACAGCGACGAGAAGCTGCGGCTCCTCGCCGCACTCTCACACACCGAGTCCGCCGGCACAGCGCACGGCAGACGGGCGGACGACCCGCACCCAAAGACACCCTGA
- a CDS encoding DltE → MDLSNRTVLVVGGTSGIGRELARRFAAAGSTVAVGGRSPEALSELAEEGFGTISIDVTDSVSVASARDAALARYPELDTVVTMSGVMLLEDLRDPAHFEAAATTIDTNLLGTIRVIDAFTPHLVRRGAGTFITVTSGIAFLPFPPMPSYAASKAAVHAYSEALRAQLDGTGVGVVELVPPAVATAGQERVNPHALPLDDFATEVMHLLSQDPTPHEILVKGVLVHRWAERDGTYDDLVAQRSQALAMLPSRQD, encoded by the coding sequence GTGGATCTCTCCAACCGCACCGTTCTCGTGGTCGGTGGAACCTCGGGTATCGGGCGAGAGCTGGCCCGGCGGTTCGCTGCGGCGGGCAGCACCGTGGCCGTTGGCGGCCGCAGCCCGGAGGCACTCTCGGAACTCGCCGAAGAAGGCTTCGGCACGATCAGCATCGACGTCACCGACAGTGTCTCCGTCGCATCTGCCCGTGACGCCGCGCTCGCCCGTTACCCCGAGCTGGACACCGTGGTGACGATGTCGGGCGTCATGCTCCTGGAGGACCTGCGCGACCCCGCGCACTTCGAGGCGGCAGCAACGACGATCGACACCAACCTGCTCGGCACCATCCGAGTCATCGACGCCTTCACCCCGCACCTGGTCCGGCGGGGTGCCGGCACCTTCATCACCGTCACCTCCGGCATCGCCTTCCTGCCGTTCCCGCCCATGCCCAGCTACGCCGCATCGAAGGCCGCGGTGCACGCCTACTCCGAGGCACTGCGCGCGCAGCTCGACGGCACCGGTGTCGGTGTCGTTGAGCTCGTCCCCCCGGCCGTCGCCACGGCAGGACAGGAAAGGGTGAACCCGCACGCGCTGCCGCTCGACGACTTCGCCACCGAGGTCATGCACCTGCTCTCGCAGGACCCCACCCCCCACGAGATCCTCGTGAAGGGCGTCCTCGTGCACCGCTGGGCCGAGCGCGACGGCACCTACGACGACCTCGTCGCACAGCGCTCCCAGGCCCTGGCCATGCTCCCCAGCCGCCAAGACTGA
- a CDS encoding transposase, with protein sequence MGCPVAYLPGLTMRRIADLYPGEAKTNARDAFIIADAARAMPTRCG encoded by the coding sequence ATGGGCTGCCCGGTCGCTTATCTGCCTGGGCTGACGATGCGGCGGATCGCCGACCTCTACCCCGGCGAGGCCAAGACCAATGCGAGGGACGCGTTCATCATCGCGGACGCCGCCCGCGCGATGCCCACACGTTGCGGGTGA
- a CDS encoding Insertion element IS110 uncharacterized 43.6 kDa protein, producing the protein MIDGEDETIAELEMIVGFDDDLAGEATRVANRLHGLLTQVHPSLERVLGPRLQHPAVLTLLERFGSPAQIRKAGRRRLVTLLRPKAPRMAERLVEDIFAALDEQTVTVPGRRRPH; encoded by the coding sequence GTGATCGACGGCGAGGACGAGACGATCGCCGAGCTGGAGATGATCGTCGGGTTCGACGACGACCTGGCGGGCGAGGCCACCCGAGTCGCGAACCGGCTGCACGGTCTGCTCACCCAGGTCCACCCGTCGCTGGAACGGGTGCTGGGGCCGCGGTTGCAGCACCCGGCCGTCCTCACGCTGCTGGAACGGTTCGGTTCACCGGCCCAGATCCGCAAGGCCGGCCGCCGACGGCTGGTCACTCTGCTGCGGCCAAAGGCGCCGAGGATGGCTGAGAGGCTGGTCGAGGACATCTTCGCCGCCCTGGACGAGCAGACCGTAACGGTCCCGGGACGGAGGCGGCCACACTGA
- a CDS encoding integrase, with protein MTDAGLKVVTTGIRIPRMNPLMERWIQTCRTELLDRTLIWNQGHLLHALREYESFYNEHRPHRALEQAAPCRPLPTPITQRAQLAHLDVRRRDRLGGTLHEYQRAA; from the coding sequence ATGACCGACGCCGGTCTCAAGGTCGTCACCACCGGCATTCGGATACCCCGGATGAACCCGCTCATGGAGCGATGGATACAGACCTGCCGCACCGAACTCCTGGACCGGACCTTGATCTGGAACCAGGGCCACCTCCTCCACGCCCTGCGCGAGTATGAATCCTTCTACAACGAGCACCGCCCGCACAGAGCCCTGGAACAAGCCGCTCCCTGCCGCCCGCTACCCACACCCATCACGCAACGAGCCCAGCTTGCCCACCTGGACGTCCGCAGACGAGACCGACTCGGCGGAACCCTCCATGAGTACCAGCGAGCGGCCTGA
- a CDS encoding ArsR family transcriptional regulator: MADESLDERVAALEERVTRLESAPPEADRDEVFWALEGLRRRLTGQGQVLFTGAVDLPNGEHYEWQQGAAAHGLLDADWSEHAAPYAALGHPVRLTLLRAVLRGTRSAAELQETAGLNTTGQLYHHLKQLTAAGWLQAEGRGHYQVPPGRVVPLLVLLSAVVPTGNRTTGE, encoded by the coding sequence ATGGCCGATGAGTCCCTCGATGAGCGGGTCGCCGCGCTCGAAGAGCGGGTGACGCGACTGGAGTCCGCGCCGCCGGAGGCAGACCGGGACGAGGTGTTCTGGGCGCTCGAGGGGCTGCGCCGACGGCTCACGGGGCAGGGGCAGGTGCTGTTCACCGGCGCGGTCGACCTGCCCAACGGCGAGCACTACGAATGGCAGCAGGGCGCGGCGGCGCACGGGCTGCTCGACGCGGACTGGTCCGAACACGCCGCGCCGTACGCCGCGCTGGGCCACCCGGTGCGGCTCACCCTGCTGCGGGCGGTGCTGCGCGGCACCCGCTCCGCGGCCGAGCTGCAGGAGACCGCCGGGCTGAACACCACCGGCCAGCTCTACCACCACCTCAAGCAGCTCACGGCGGCCGGCTGGCTCCAGGCCGAGGGACGCGGCCACTACCAGGTGCCTCCGGGCAGGGTGGTGCCGCTGCTCGTGCTGCTGTCCGCTGTGGTGCCGACAGGAAACCGAACGACGGGGGAGTGA
- a CDS encoding beta-lactamase gives MDRRKFLTVATAATGVSLLPGTAAAADGTLPARVRRQLDRALAAGSPSAVCGVIHGGRPYVAGAAKDGEAPAPDGRTVFQLGSIGKTLTATALARAVCAGETRLDAPLVLPARFPVPRKGPRRITLADLATHTSGLPSLPPNLLAGADPYDPYARYTLDDLAAGLGETTLDSEPGSTYAYANLGFGLLGQALAFDAVDAMLWRRVAAPLRLSDTTTTLRPDMASRKAVGHLDGEAVPDWHDRVLSAAGTSIYSTADDMLRFLGAQLRPERSPLRAAIELTQRPHFTVDRDLRLGLGWHLSPLPSGRTMTWHNGSTGGFSTCAAFSRESGTAVVMMVNTFSQETGSGARPVDELTIALLGELDAD, from the coding sequence ATGGACCGACGGAAATTTCTTACCGTGGCGACGGCGGCGACGGGCGTATCGCTGTTGCCCGGGACCGCCGCCGCGGCCGACGGGACCCTGCCCGCGCGGGTACGGCGTCAACTGGACCGGGCGCTCGCCGCCGGCAGTCCGAGCGCGGTCTGCGGGGTTATCCACGGCGGACGTCCCTACGTGGCGGGCGCGGCCAAGGACGGGGAGGCACCGGCACCGGACGGCCGGACCGTGTTCCAGCTCGGCTCGATCGGCAAGACGCTCACCGCCACCGCCCTGGCCCGCGCCGTCTGCGCGGGCGAGACCCGCCTCGACGCACCGCTCGTCCTGCCCGCCCGCTTCCCCGTCCCGCGCAAGGGCCCCCGGCGGATCACCCTGGCCGATCTGGCGACCCACACCTCCGGTCTGCCCTCGCTGCCGCCCAACCTCCTCGCCGGAGCGGATCCCTACGATCCGTACGCCCGCTACACGCTGGACGACCTGGCCGCCGGGCTCGGCGAGACAACCCTGGACAGCGAGCCGGGCAGCACATACGCCTACGCGAACCTCGGCTTCGGACTGCTGGGCCAGGCGCTGGCCTTCGACGCCGTGGACGCGATGCTGTGGCGCCGGGTGGCCGCGCCGCTGCGTCTGTCGGACACCACGACGACCCTGCGGCCGGACATGGCCTCCCGCAAGGCCGTCGGGCATCTCGACGGGGAGGCCGTTCCCGACTGGCACGACCGGGTGCTCAGCGCGGCGGGCACCTCGATCTACAGCACCGCCGATGACATGCTGCGCTTCCTGGGCGCCCAACTCCGCCCGGAGCGCTCGCCCTTGCGGGCCGCCATCGAGCTGACCCAGCGGCCTCACTTCACCGTCGACCGCGACCTGCGGCTCGGCCTCGGCTGGCATCTCAGCCCGCTGCCCAGCGGCCGGACCATGACCTGGCACAACGGCAGCACCGGCGGATTCAGCACCTGCGCGGCGTTCAGCCGGGAGAGCGGGACGGCAGTGGTGATGATGGTGAACACCTTCAGCCAGGAGACCGGGTCCGGGGCCCGCCCGGTCGACGAGCTCACCATCGCCCTGCTCGGCGAGCTCGACGCGGACTGA
- a CDS encoding major facilitator transporter, whose amino-acid sequence MSGLLPTAQQLGGSIGVTATGLAYFAPADGANAAFAHAMAYEAAVFVLTALIALRLRRTGSGPEQSRPGPTSGAHRPTARRGARH is encoded by the coding sequence GTGTCCGGGCTGCTGCCCACGGCCCAGCAACTCGGCGGCTCGATCGGGGTGACGGCGACCGGACTGGCCTATTTCGCGCCGGCCGACGGTGCGAACGCGGCGTTCGCCCACGCCATGGCCTACGAGGCCGCGGTCTTCGTGCTCACGGCGCTGATCGCCCTCCGGCTGCGACGGACCGGTTCCGGGCCGGAGCAATCCCGGCCGGGGCCAACCTCCGGAGCGCACAGGCCGACCGCCCGACGCGGCGCGCGCCACTGA
- a CDS encoding putative Transposase yields MGTPTDPRGVDPDRTPNRRLDGVGDPPRGRHRLALAGRSRPAASYARYGRTARGLGGIGAGHHRLRHAGPAVRAGPGGRLALVDLGLLRRGRGGPHLLRPHAPAPAGPPDPPVGPAGRDRAAGRAAGVRLQRRSPVVHVPAVPASAVRSRVFGAVRRAGVGAVRRRGRCGQPCGPGPLPPTGRDGADGRRARAGGHGRGARAAHRHRARAPCGTAGTGGRRRRVRPVHGRVFTLVLAGVRAPPRVRCPGCCPRPSNSAARSG; encoded by the coding sequence GTGGGGACACCGACGGATCCAAGGGGAGTTGACCCGGATCGGACACCAAATCGCCGCCTCGACGGTGTGGGAGATCCTCCACGCGGCCGGCATCGACTCGCTCTCGCTGGTCGGAGCCGCCCTGCTGCCTCCTACGCACGGTACGGTCGGACAGCGCGTGGACTGGGTGGGATCGGCGCTGGCCACCACCGGCTTCGCCACGCTGGTCCTGCCGTGCGCGCTGGGCCGGGAGGCCGGCTGGCCCTGGTGGACCTCGGCCTCCTTCGCCGTGGCCGCGGTGGCCCTCACCTGCTTCGTCCGCACGCTCCGGCACCGGCCGGACCCCCTGATCCACCCGTCGGTCCTGCGGGACGGGACCGCGCGGCGGGGCGTGCTGCTGGTGTTCGTCTTCAACGCCGGAGTCCCGTCGTTCACGTACCTGCTGTTCCTGCATCTGCAGTCCGCTCTCGGGTATTCGGCGCTGTCCGCCGCGCTGGTGTCGGCGCCGTTCGCCGCCGCGGCCGTTGTGGGCAGCCGTGCGGCCCCGGCCCTCTCCCGCCGACTGGGCGCGACGGCGCTGACGGCCGCCGCGCTCGTGCTGGCGGGCACGGCCGTGGCGCTCGTGCCGCTCATCGGCACCGGGCCCGGGCGCCGTGCGGCACTGCCGGTACTGGCGGCCGGAGGCGCCGCGTTCGGCCTGTTCACGGCCGCGTGTTCACGCTGGTGCTGGCGGGTGTGCGGGCGCCGCCGCGGGTTCGGTGTCCGGGCTGCTGCCCACGGCCCAGCAACTCGGCGGCTCGATCGGGGTGA
- a CDS encoding integrase: MSSVIVSLLYKVTRKLLTVPSVLLRRGTAKDAELLVLRHENAVLRRQLAGPVRYEPTDRFWFAALSGLIPRRHWREIFPVTRAPCLPGTAGSSPRSGTTPRADARDDHPPR; this comes from the coding sequence ATGTCCTCCGTGATCGTGTCCTTGCTGTACAAGGTGACCCGGAAGCTGCTGACTGTTCCATCGGTGCTCCTGCGTCGCGGGACGGCGAAGGACGCGGAGCTGCTGGTGCTGCGGCACGAGAACGCGGTCCTGCGCCGCCAGTTGGCCGGACCGGTCCGCTATGAGCCCACCGACCGGTTCTGGTTCGCCGCGCTGTCCGGGCTGATACCCCGGCGCCACTGGCGCGAGATCTTCCCTGTCACCCGGGCACCTTGCTTGCCTGGCACCGCGGGTTCGTCGCCGCGAAGTGGGACTACACCGCGCGCCGACGCGCGGGACGACCACCCACCCCGGTAG
- a CDS encoding DEAD/DEAH box helicase, whose protein sequence is MNHPDLPGTSHSDPAPLMATAPAVPPVASFAGLELPAEVLRTLSELGVREPFPIQAATLPNALAGRDVLGRGRTGSGKTLAFGLPLLARMAGRRAEPKQPLALILVPTRELAQQVTEALAPYAKALRLRMATVVGGMSIGRQAAALRDGAEVVVATPGRLHDLIERRACRLGRVGITVLDEADQMCDMGFLPHVTEVLDQVYPDGQRLLFSATLDRDVDHLVRRYLHDPVVHSVDPSAGAVTTMNHHVLVVHGPDRYAVTTEIAARDGRVLLFLDTKHAVDQLTRHLRASGVHAAALHSGKSQPQRTRALAQFKNGQITVLVATNVAARGLHVDDLDLVVNVDPPTDPKDYVHRAGRTARAGESGSVVTLVLAGQRREMSRLMAEAGIEPTITKVRSGEAELSRITGAKAPSGTPLDGGPAAPRPKNTNVPFRGLGTSKDTSRGAGGKSRKAGKSRKAGEARKLAEARKAAMVRRGG, encoded by the coding sequence ATGAATCACCCTGACCTCCCCGGCACCTCGCACAGCGATCCCGCCCCGCTCATGGCCACTGCGCCAGCGGTGCCCCCGGTCGCTTCCTTCGCCGGCCTGGAACTACCAGCCGAGGTGCTGCGAACGCTCAGCGAACTCGGTGTGCGCGAGCCCTTCCCGATCCAAGCAGCCACGCTGCCCAACGCCCTTGCGGGACGCGATGTCCTGGGGCGCGGGCGCACCGGATCGGGCAAGACGCTAGCTTTCGGCCTACCACTGCTCGCACGGATGGCTGGGCGGCGCGCGGAACCGAAGCAGCCCCTGGCTCTGATCCTGGTGCCTACCCGAGAGCTGGCCCAACAGGTCACCGAGGCGCTTGCGCCGTACGCAAAGGCACTGCGGCTGCGGATGGCCACGGTCGTCGGCGGCATGTCGATCGGCCGGCAGGCCGCTGCGCTGCGCGATGGAGCCGAGGTGGTCGTCGCCACCCCCGGCCGTCTGCACGACCTCATCGAGCGCAGGGCCTGCCGCCTGGGACGGGTAGGGATCACTGTCCTCGACGAGGCCGACCAGATGTGCGACATGGGCTTCCTGCCGCACGTGACCGAGGTGCTCGACCAGGTATACCCCGACGGTCAGCGGTTGCTGTTCTCGGCCACTCTGGACCGCGACGTCGACCACCTGGTCCGCCGCTACCTCCACGATCCCGTTGTCCACTCGGTCGACCCGTCCGCGGGCGCAGTCACGACGATGAACCACCATGTTCTGGTCGTCCACGGCCCCGACCGGTACGCCGTCACCACGGAGATCGCCGCCCGCGACGGCCGCGTACTGCTGTTCCTGGACACCAAGCACGCGGTTGACCAGCTCACCCGGCATCTGCGAGCCAGCGGAGTGCACGCCGCGGCCCTGCACAGCGGCAAGTCCCAGCCGCAGCGCACACGGGCCCTGGCGCAGTTCAAGAACGGCCAGATCACCGTCCTGGTGGCGACCAATGTCGCGGCCCGTGGCCTGCACGTCGACGACCTCGATCTCGTGGTCAACGTCGACCCGCCCACCGACCCCAAGGACTATGTGCACCGCGCGGGCCGTACCGCCCGGGCCGGTGAGTCCGGCAGCGTCGTCACGTTGGTGCTGGCGGGCCAGCGCCGCGAGATGAGCCGACTGATGGCAGAGGCCGGCATCGAGCCGACCATCACCAAGGTGCGCTCGGGCGAGGCGGAGCTGAGCCGGATCACCGGGGCCAAGGCCCCCTCCGGCACCCCGCTCGATGGCGGGCCGGCCGCGCCCCGGCCCAAGAACACCAACGTTCCCTTCCGCGGCCTGGGCACCAGCAAGGACACCTCCCGCGGCGCCGGCGGCAAGTCCCGAAAGGCTGGCAAGTCCCGAAAGGCTGGCGAGGCCCGCAAGCTCGCCGAAGCCCGCAAGGCGGCTATGGTGCGTCGCGGTGGCTGA
- a CDS encoding transcriptional regulator, LuxR family, translating into MEDIGKCLARERSQQNQAVRILEQSADVYMAAGAPRDALRIKKRLRDLGVRHHQSRWCTTPRKATSNLTETENKVAQLVAQGMTNTQTAKHLFLSPHTVAYHLKKIFPKLQISSRVELARVWTDIVSVE; encoded by the coding sequence ATGGAGGACATCGGAAAATGCTTGGCCCGTGAGCGGTCACAACAGAATCAGGCCGTACGGATCCTCGAGCAGAGCGCTGACGTCTATATGGCAGCAGGAGCCCCACGCGATGCCCTGCGGATCAAGAAAAGACTACGGGATCTCGGTGTCAGGCACCACCAATCCCGTTGGTGCACAACCCCACGGAAGGCGACCTCGAATCTCACCGAGACAGAAAACAAGGTAGCTCAATTGGTGGCCCAGGGAATGACCAACACCCAGACGGCTAAGCACCTCTTTCTGTCTCCGCATACTGTGGCTTACCACCTGAAAAAAATATTCCCCAAGCTGCAGATATCCTCACGTGTGGAACTGGCCAGGGTCTGGACCGATATCGTCTCCGTCGAATGA
- a CDS encoding flagellar motor protein MotB: protein MRSDTTARIARRRTLRVAAAVLTAAAALTLTACNGSDAGDTKSAGQADTAPAGSGGSSGSSGGAQGSDAKAKGGSEAGTVEDQSGGGQSTP, encoded by the coding sequence ATGCGCTCCGACACCACTGCCCGCATCGCCCGCCGTCGCACTCTTCGCGTCGCCGCCGCGGTCCTGACCGCGGCCGCCGCCCTGACCCTGACGGCCTGCAACGGCTCGGACGCCGGCGACACGAAGTCCGCGGGCCAGGCCGACACGGCCCCGGCCGGGTCCGGCGGCTCCTCTGGTTCTTCCGGCGGTGCGCAGGGTTCCGACGCCAAGGCCAAGGGGGGCTCGGAGGCGGGCACCGTGGAGGATCAGTCGGGCGGTGGGCAGTCAACCCCGTAG